A genome region from Caldanaerobius fijiensis DSM 17918 includes the following:
- a CDS encoding RAMP superfamily CRISPR-associated protein has translation MIDARIKGRIIVEGKLILDSPLLIGSGEKNQQPDICVLKDEHGMPYIPATSFGGAIRHYFFDKAIVDEDDLENVYYFFGSEKLNKNEDNGIEKGQKFVQGATYISDLTLDKMSGIFIRDGIKINQQTGIVVDKNKFDYEIVEPGAVFNLKLEIILRECFDKEIFIKILSFIARALRNGKIYIGAMTTKGFGRVRLCDDNYYEYDYSKASHVISWLKREKGENIREKIFNTKTYSVKNNVFSIDAIFDIKSSLIIRSYSRDPDAPDAVHISCRGYNILPASSVKGALRARSLKILNSMGKDGKTLNNILFGYMSDSSDIKDTNKSKSHLIIEETYIKNVQQEIQRRIKVDRFTGGTIKSALFETMPLWRVKGSNSIVNIKLTLDNFSDRNSWEAGLLLLLLRDIWTSNLAIGGEKGIGRGILKGVSANIRVNDMKINITEKDGKIKLCGSRGESEKQIQDMLNKFVEDLVKYVPGEGEKYDE, from the coding sequence ATGATTGACGCAAGAATAAAAGGAAGGATAATAGTTGAAGGTAAACTTATCTTAGATTCACCTCTTTTGATAGGAAGTGGAGAAAAGAATCAACAACCAGATATATGTGTTTTAAAAGATGAGCACGGTATGCCTTATATACCGGCAACATCCTTTGGTGGTGCAATAAGGCACTATTTTTTTGATAAGGCTATTGTCGATGAGGATGACTTGGAAAATGTTTATTATTTCTTTGGTTCAGAAAAGTTAAATAAAAACGAGGACAATGGTATAGAAAAAGGACAAAAATTTGTTCAAGGTGCCACGTATATATCTGATTTAACCCTAGATAAAATGAGCGGAATTTTTATAAGGGATGGCATAAAAATAAATCAGCAGACAGGGATTGTAGTGGACAAGAATAAATTCGATTATGAGATTGTTGAACCTGGCGCTGTCTTTAATCTAAAACTAGAGATAATCCTTCGGGAATGTTTTGATAAGGAAATTTTTATAAAAATACTTTCGTTTATAGCAAGAGCGTTAAGAAATGGAAAAATATATATAGGGGCAATGACAACAAAAGGCTTCGGAAGAGTGAGGCTTTGTGATGATAATTACTATGAGTATGATTATTCGAAAGCTTCCCATGTAATATCTTGGCTTAAAAGAGAAAAAGGGGAGAATATAAGAGAAAAAATATTTAATACTAAGACGTATTCTGTTAAAAACAATGTGTTTTCCATCGATGCCATATTCGATATCAAAAGTTCCCTTATAATAAGGTCTTATTCAAGAGATCCAGATGCGCCTGATGCAGTGCATATTAGTTGTAGAGGGTATAATATATTACCGGCTTCCTCTGTAAAAGGGGCTTTAAGAGCCAGGTCCCTTAAAATATTAAATTCCATGGGTAAGGATGGCAAGACGTTAAATAATATATTGTTTGGGTATATGTCAGATAGCAGCGATATAAAGGATACCAATAAAAGTAAAAGCCATTTGATTATTGAAGAGACATATATAAAAAATGTGCAACAGGAGATTCAACGAAGGATAAAAGTTGACAGATTTACAGGAGGAACGATTAAATCAGCTCTATTTGAAACTATGCCTCTGTGGAGGGTAAAGGGAAGCAATAGCATCGTTAATATTAAATTAACGTTGGATAATTTTAGCGATAGAAATTCCTGGGAAGCTGGCTTATTGTTACTTCTTTTAAGAGATATATGGACTTCAAATCTGGCTATTGGCGGCGAAAAAGGCATTGGTAGAGGCATTCTGAAAGGAGTAAGCGCTAATATAAGGGTGAATGATATGAAAATAAATATTACAGAAAAAGACGGTAAGATAAAGTTGTGTGGTAGCCGAGGTGAAAGCGAAAAACAAATCCAGGACATGCTAAACAAATTTGTTGAGGATTTAGTCAAATATGTACCGGGAGAAGGTGAGAAATATGATGAGTGA
- a CDS encoding 2-hydroxyacyl-CoA dehydratase subunit D, whose protein sequence is MNLVDAYTRWIKKNVNDPEKARKLIVLGLKAEQIFFSLSGDKHVPKSFNYLNKIGVEFVLNPLIHSDQSAWVNLFAPTEILHAMDIYPLCIEAFSSFLVGFQCEDVYIDYAQRSGISDTLCSYHKGFIGAALTDLLPKPKFMITSSMLCDANISTFRYLAQYHHVPMYSIDVPFEYSSQSVSYLEEQLREMVKMLEQVTGKKMDEDRLKEVIKRENKTHAYMNRYIDALRYKCHPTTLTLEMYMLFVTHTFMGTHQTLKFFEMLMDEMQSFPDSKAKRVFWVHIVPFYPHGLKRYFNYSRQYEILGLDLNFDYLEEMDCDNPYRALARKMILNHGNGPYQRKIGSIMNIIDRLQPDGVIHFCQWGCKQSVGGMMLLKQALDKRGIPFLVLDGDGADRRNHHEGQVNTRLEAFLEMIGKQEECL, encoded by the coding sequence ATGAATTTAGTAGATGCCTATACAAGATGGATAAAAAAGAATGTAAATGACCCCGAGAAGGCCAGAAAGCTCATCGTATTGGGATTAAAGGCAGAACAGATCTTTTTTTCTCTATCTGGGGACAAGCATGTGCCCAAATCCTTCAATTACCTGAATAAAATAGGCGTAGAGTTTGTATTAAATCCACTGATACATAGTGATCAATCTGCATGGGTCAACTTGTTTGCCCCCACCGAAATACTTCATGCCATGGACATATATCCTCTGTGTATAGAGGCCTTTTCGTCTTTTCTCGTGGGTTTTCAATGCGAAGATGTGTACATAGACTATGCTCAACGGTCTGGGATATCTGATACCCTTTGTAGCTACCATAAAGGGTTTATAGGGGCCGCTTTAACCGACCTCTTGCCCAAGCCTAAGTTCATGATCACGTCGTCCATGCTGTGTGATGCCAACATAAGCACGTTCAGGTACCTTGCGCAGTATCACCATGTGCCCATGTACTCTATCGACGTGCCGTTTGAGTACAGCTCCCAGAGCGTCAGTTATTTAGAAGAGCAGCTCAGGGAGATGGTGAAGATGCTGGAGCAGGTTACGGGCAAAAAAATGGATGAGGATAGGCTGAAAGAGGTAATAAAGAGGGAAAACAAGACTCACGCCTATATGAATAGGTATATCGATGCCCTAAGGTATAAATGCCATCCTACCACTCTGACGCTGGAGATGTATATGTTATTTGTGACTCATACATTTATGGGGACACACCAAACCTTGAAATTTTTTGAGATGCTGATGGATGAAATGCAAAGCTTTCCCGACAGCAAGGCTAAGAGGGTGTTTTGGGTACACATCGTGCCCTTTTATCCCCATGGGTTAAAGCGGTATTTTAATTACAGCCGACAGTATGAAATCTTGGGCCTTGACCTGAACTTTGACTATCTGGAGGAAATGGACTGTGATAACCCGTACAGAGCACTGGCCAGAAAAATGATCCTCAACCACGGCAATGGGCCTTATCAGAGGAAGATAGGCAGCATAATGAATATAATCGACAGGTTGCAACCCGACGGTGTAATACACTTCTGCCAGTGGGGATGTAAGCAGTCAGTGGGGGGAATGATGCTGTTAAAGCAGGCGCTGGATAAAAGGGGCATACCGTTTCTCGTCCTGGATGGAGATGGGGCGGATCGGCGCAACCACCATGAAGGGCAGGTAAATACCAGGCTGGAGGCTTTTTTAGAGATGATAGGTAAGCAGGAGGAGTGTTTATGA
- the csx19 gene encoding type III-D CRISPR-associated protein Csx19, with protein MMSDMIVLNDYSQILDLLKENNFREGFVIFFMVNEIVAGKIENFNILYYDRDKLDVKYLLKGRIFNKGKEIYLYSFKENMYRKRIIDDENNNGNIEYIDAEHKVWGNRVTKLNDDWIKLEDNRGIKLILPLKFKSSDTDYFIKTRNYIGFNEVGQAGFIDSRFVDFTERRY; from the coding sequence ATGATGAGTGATATGATAGTCCTTAATGACTATAGTCAGATATTGGATTTATTGAAAGAAAATAACTTCCGAGAGGGTTTTGTCATATTTTTTATGGTAAATGAAATAGTTGCCGGTAAAATAGAAAACTTCAATATATTGTATTACGATAGGGATAAGTTAGACGTAAAATACCTCTTAAAAGGGAGGATATTCAATAAAGGAAAGGAAATTTACCTCTATAGTTTTAAGGAAAATATGTATAGAAAACGCATAATAGATGATGAAAATAATAACGGTAACATTGAATACATAGATGCCGAACACAAAGTATGGGGAAACCGCGTTACAAAGCTTAACGACGATTGGATAAAGCTTGAAGATAACAGAGGTATTAAGCTTATACTGCCATTAAAGTTTAAATCATCAGATACAGATTATTTTATAAAAACGCGTAACTATATTGGATTTAACGAAGTAGGGCAAGCAGGTTTTATAGATAGTAGGTTTGTAGACTTTACGGAGAGGAGGTATTAA
- a CDS encoding acyl-CoA dehydratase activase — MTVGYICKYTPVKLLESMGVECRRIEPWYIDNEVAEALMHPNMCTYVKGVLSEVVRGGYDGIVLVNCCDSARRLYDVLKSAKEDMMVYMLDLPRKSGDQAVAVYACEIKKLIQAFADFYGKKFNVQDFKEYMWIEQNATQANKPKVRKGVSLAIMGARCSSHLVDLIKDAGADEVLNYTCTGDLLEYTSLFDKSAGEQEMIEWYAGCLMRSIPCMRMADIDRRRDVLEDIMANVDGIVYHTIKFCEFYSYEYSYIKDNWHFPILKIESDFTRDGEGQLMTRVSAFVESLRGKGEFRGSLRKPKPGKRIVAGVDSGSLSTDVVILDEDYNILSYSVVPTGASIVESANKAFSQAIEKAGISRDDVSFVVSTGYGRINIPFADKQVTEITCHGKGAYFLNNSVRTIIDIGGQDSKVIRLDDHGNVVDFVMNDRCSAGTGRFLEVMAKALEIPLEEMGEEAQKATEEINITSICTVFAESEVISLIAQNKKRADIVKGLHNSVASKTIGLLDRVGRKGAYMMTGGVAKNRGVVEAIEQKIGEKVYVPEEPQIVGALGAAILALQE; from the coding sequence ATGACCGTAGGGTATATATGTAAATATACGCCTGTGAAGCTTTTGGAAAGCATGGGTGTTGAGTGCAGGCGTATTGAACCGTGGTATATTGATAATGAAGTGGCCGAAGCCCTTATGCACCCAAATATGTGTACATATGTGAAAGGAGTGCTTTCAGAGGTAGTCAGGGGCGGATACGATGGCATAGTCCTTGTAAATTGCTGTGACAGCGCGAGGCGGCTGTACGATGTCCTGAAAAGCGCGAAAGAGGATATGATGGTGTACATGCTGGATTTGCCCAGGAAAAGTGGAGATCAGGCGGTGGCTGTGTATGCCTGTGAAATAAAAAAATTAATACAGGCTTTTGCAGACTTCTACGGCAAAAAGTTTAACGTCCAGGATTTTAAAGAATATATGTGGATAGAGCAGAATGCTACACAGGCCAATAAACCTAAAGTGCGCAAAGGTGTAAGTCTGGCCATAATGGGTGCCAGGTGCAGTTCTCACCTTGTGGATTTGATTAAAGATGCGGGGGCAGATGAGGTATTGAATTATACGTGTACTGGAGACTTGCTGGAATATACGTCGCTTTTTGATAAGTCAGCAGGAGAGCAGGAAATGATAGAATGGTACGCTGGATGTCTTATGCGCTCTATTCCATGCATGCGCATGGCGGATATTGACAGAAGGAGGGATGTGTTGGAGGATATAATGGCAAATGTAGATGGTATTGTGTACCACACTATAAAGTTCTGCGAGTTTTATTCATATGAGTATTCTTATATAAAAGACAATTGGCATTTTCCCATTTTGAAAATAGAAAGTGATTTTACCAGAGACGGTGAGGGACAGTTAATGACCAGGGTGAGCGCTTTTGTGGAATCATTAAGAGGAAAAGGTGAGTTCAGGGGGTCTTTGCGTAAGCCTAAGCCTGGCAAAAGAATAGTAGCTGGGGTGGACAGCGGGTCTTTATCCACCGACGTGGTTATATTGGACGAGGATTATAATATCCTGTCATATAGCGTTGTGCCTACCGGTGCATCCATAGTGGAAAGTGCCAACAAGGCTTTTTCACAGGCTATTGAAAAGGCCGGGATTAGTCGAGATGATGTTTCATTTGTCGTATCTACCGGCTATGGGCGCATAAACATCCCATTTGCCGACAAACAGGTGACCGAGATAACATGTCACGGCAAAGGGGCGTATTTTTTAAACAACAGCGTAAGAACTATCATAGATATAGGTGGACAGGACAGCAAGGTAATAAGGCTGGATGATCATGGCAATGTGGTGGATTTTGTGATGAATGATAGATGTTCGGCTGGGACAGGTCGGTTTTTAGAAGTTATGGCGAAAGCTCTGGAAATTCCGCTGGAGGAGATGGGGGAAGAAGCCCAAAAGGCGACAGAGGAGATAAATATCACAAGTATATGCACGGTTTTTGCGGAGTCAGAGGTTATATCCCTTATTGCGCAGAATAAAAAGAGGGCGGATATAGTAAAAGGATTGCACAATTCGGTGGCCAGTAAAACAATTGGCCTGCTTGACAGAGTAGGCCGTAAAGGCGCTTATATGATGACAGGTGGAGTGGCAAAAAATAGAGGAGTGGTAGAGGCTATAGAGCAGAAAATAGGGGAAAAAGTGTACGTCCCTGAGGAGCCGCAAATAGTAGGGGCATTGGGTGCAGCTATTTTAGCACTACAGGAATAA
- a CDS encoding RAMP superfamily CRISPR-associated protein, whose amino-acid sequence MRSYKVVITLESPTVLGSGEGWGSLIDTDVVFDDIGLPYFPSKRFKGLLRHSAVNVIDMFRQSGLNFLNDVDVIYRAFGRAGDNESGVVIFNNLYLPDYEIGRQWLKYLLESRRLSRIISKDTIIDSMTIIRQHTSIDNEGLAENGSLRTIRALKRGLRFEGYLDFIYPDDDVLKLLALSCINLRHVGLMRHKGYGEVDCRLLDGDTDLSQKVVDELEARF is encoded by the coding sequence ATGAGGTCGTATAAGGTTGTTATTACTTTAGAATCACCCACCGTATTAGGTTCTGGCGAGGGATGGGGGTCTTTGATAGATACCGATGTGGTTTTTGACGATATAGGATTACCTTATTTTCCCTCTAAGAGATTTAAAGGCCTTTTAAGACATAGCGCCGTAAATGTAATTGACATGTTTAGACAATCAGGTCTAAATTTTTTAAACGACGTTGATGTTATATACAGGGCATTCGGTAGGGCAGGAGATAATGAAAGCGGAGTCGTTATATTCAATAATCTATATCTGCCTGATTACGAGATCGGAAGGCAGTGGTTAAAATATTTGCTTGAATCGCGTAGGTTATCAAGAATAATCTCCAAAGATACCATTATCGATTCGATGACGATAATAAGACAACATACGTCTATAGATAATGAGGGCTTAGCTGAAAACGGCAGTTTGAGGACTATTAGGGCGTTGAAAAGAGGACTCAGGTTTGAGGGATATTTGGATTTTATATATCCTGATGATGATGTTCTAAAGTTATTAGCCCTCTCTTGCATTAATTTAAGACACGTTGGCTTGATGCGGCATAAAGGATACGGTGAGGTAGATTGCCGTCTTTTGGATGGAGACACAGATTTATCGCAAAAGGTAGTTGATGAACTGGAGGCGAGGTTTTGA
- a CDS encoding RAMP superfamily CRISPR-associated protein: MYKIQYDIQIQSPVILSEGYPERNLTETLDYIPGSTVLGVLAAVYKYQKKLDNPHLDDTFYRWFIKGDLIFENAYIAVCVNTISKKYERTWPIPLYIQQNKKGDKYYNVFLLEPEEQTEPISGYFSNTKNSRIVNVKRRINVHNERDEFLGHSVDGKIFNYEYIEPGQKFIGEIYGDKKDLEQLRELVGEERNIRIGKSKNVEYGSALLTFHEIEEYKKDELFQSEHLEDNKVVLTFTSPCILLNGNGYPDISIHSLKRYLDEVFGEKTYDIKNYVAKSMEIENYYSAWQAKKPLDKAYAAGSSFVIEFMKDAMEFEEELQRVLLYGIGERTNEGFGRVKLDYVFEEKYSFVKGEKDNDYVVRPNGRIPQLVVDIIKYNVREELKKKVEITAIQEAKVFERESGKVPANSLLGRLELMARDCDKDEYIKNVKKVVGMGDKENNENRRERYKPAYDSLTKCHNGNQTLLEFIINCKFIKELEEGNAIYNLIQVDRGTLREFLTQEQIDECKDIKTLFKIYWINFFGELRKYNKEKKEMVSND; this comes from the coding sequence ATGTACAAGATTCAATATGATATACAGATACAGTCGCCTGTCATATTAAGCGAGGGTTATCCTGAAAGGAATTTAACGGAAACGCTGGATTATATCCCGGGGAGTACTGTTCTCGGAGTCCTTGCGGCGGTTTATAAATACCAGAAAAAGCTGGACAATCCCCATTTAGACGATACTTTTTACAGATGGTTCATAAAAGGTGATTTAATATTTGAGAATGCTTATATAGCCGTATGTGTCAATACGATTTCTAAAAAGTATGAGAGAACATGGCCTATTCCGTTATATATTCAACAAAATAAAAAAGGGGATAAATACTACAATGTCTTCCTGTTAGAACCCGAGGAACAGACTGAACCGATTTCTGGGTATTTCAGTAATACGAAAAACTCTAGAATCGTGAATGTGAAAAGAAGGATAAATGTACATAATGAGAGAGACGAATTTTTAGGCCATAGTGTTGACGGTAAAATTTTCAACTATGAGTATATAGAACCAGGGCAAAAATTTATAGGAGAAATTTATGGCGATAAAAAAGATCTGGAGCAATTGAGAGAGCTGGTTGGAGAGGAGAGAAATATAAGGATAGGCAAATCAAAAAATGTGGAATATGGCAGTGCACTATTGACATTTCATGAAATTGAAGAGTATAAAAAAGATGAATTATTTCAATCGGAACACCTTGAAGATAACAAAGTAGTCCTTACTTTTACATCGCCGTGCATTCTATTGAATGGCAATGGGTATCCGGATATATCCATACACAGCCTTAAGAGGTATCTTGATGAAGTTTTTGGAGAAAAGACGTACGATATAAAAAACTATGTAGCTAAAAGCATGGAAATAGAGAATTACTATTCTGCTTGGCAGGCAAAAAAGCCTTTGGATAAGGCATATGCTGCTGGTTCATCGTTTGTGATAGAGTTTATGAAAGATGCAATGGAATTTGAAGAAGAGCTACAGCGCGTTCTTTTATACGGCATAGGCGAAAGGACTAATGAGGGTTTTGGCCGGGTAAAACTGGATTATGTATTTGAGGAAAAGTATAGTTTTGTAAAGGGCGAGAAAGATAATGATTATGTGGTAAGGCCTAATGGTAGAATACCTCAATTGGTAGTTGATATAATAAAATACAATGTAAGAGAAGAGTTGAAAAAGAAAGTAGAGATCACAGCAATACAGGAGGCAAAGGTATTTGAAAGAGAATCTGGTAAAGTACCTGCAAACAGCTTATTGGGCAGGTTAGAATTAATGGCGCGGGATTGTGATAAAGATGAATATATAAAGAATGTGAAGAAAGTGGTAGGTATGGGAGACAAAGAGAATAACGAAAACAGGAGAGAAAGGTATAAACCGGCTTATGACAGTTTGACGAAATGCCATAATGGTAATCAAACCCTTCTAGAGTTTATAATCAATTGTAAATTTATTAAAGAGCTTGAAGAGGGCAACGCTATATATAATTTGATTCAGGTAGATAGGGGGACTTTGAGAGAATTTTTAACTCAGGAGCAGATTGATGAGTGCAAAGACATTAAAACGCTGTTTAAAATATATTGGATAAATTTCTTCGGGGAACTTAGAAAATATAATAAGGAAAAGAAAGAGATGGTTTCCAATGATTGA
- a CDS encoding TIGR03986 family type III CRISPR-associated RAMP protein → MNKYDAILTDLREKDGKIVGKVRVGIVTIDIPHGAKVTLDMNNKSCELYMENDKIVEIICEGKKLIDRGAYIETDVKGRSSPTSPKRKGLDNKRYSNAQEDKHFIKSFATAPYNFVPLNDYVIKIGTPCSFDEFHENLNTGYIDYELETITPLYIRGISSDVSKESKDIPEFFSPGGIYKIPGSSVRGMIRTLVEIMSYSEFKFYDDRYLYYRGLADKSNLRDLYAEKIGKKNKNTGGEDYKFNAGYLTKEGVRYYIIPAKYNENNKQYSRCDINKIGIGVSSCKDYYKFLDDGRCVIIPRGLKGKGSKNVKRVWIINEPDEDKKIHVCEKDIHSYKNDENRQAPDIVSYVDNSRDKGGERLIPCFYVTWKDKEGKERISFGHTAYFRISYEKSIGEHVKQQSKGNGYDIATALFGNESEFATRVFFEDAELDESFIGKDIFCERSYTKVLSTPKPTSFQLYLEQNYDLNMGYDIKKLNHWESDAKIRGYKLYWHKRLANWKLDGRNNINMKVLNEITPIKEHVKFKGRISFENLSDIELGALLFAISLPHNCYHKLGLGKPLGLGSVKITPVLYLTDVGRKYKRLFNGDYWEIGITLKMDFNKYIKAFEKFILENLPPEEKNGATTLWDIERFKELKTMLSWENTNIRGFENMTKYMDMNREEDKGKYTDRNVLLKPSEVIQFLKGPVKGYRNMQKKTV, encoded by the coding sequence ATGAATAAATACGATGCAATTTTAACCGACTTAAGAGAAAAAGACGGCAAAATAGTGGGAAAAGTCCGCGTGGGAATCGTGACGATTGATATACCACATGGCGCAAAAGTTACGTTAGATATGAACAATAAAAGCTGTGAATTATACATGGAAAATGACAAAATTGTGGAGATAATTTGTGAAGGTAAAAAGTTGATCGACAGAGGCGCTTATATAGAAACTGACGTTAAGGGCAGGAGCTCTCCTACGTCACCAAAGCGCAAAGGTTTAGATAATAAGCGTTATTCGAATGCTCAGGAAGACAAGCATTTTATAAAATCTTTTGCTACAGCACCATATAATTTTGTGCCGCTTAATGATTATGTTATTAAAATTGGCACACCGTGTAGTTTCGACGAGTTTCATGAGAATTTAAATACGGGCTATATTGATTATGAGCTGGAGACTATTACCCCGCTCTATATAAGGGGAATAAGTTCCGATGTAAGCAAAGAAAGTAAAGATATACCTGAATTTTTTTCGCCAGGCGGAATATATAAAATTCCGGGTAGCAGTGTAAGAGGCATGATCAGGACTTTAGTTGAGATCATGAGCTATAGTGAATTTAAGTTTTATGACGATAGATACCTCTATTATCGCGGCCTTGCAGATAAAAGCAATTTAAGAGATTTATATGCTGAAAAAATAGGAAAGAAAAATAAAAATACCGGTGGTGAGGATTATAAATTTAATGCAGGATACCTTACTAAAGAAGGAGTGCGTTATTACATTATTCCCGCCAAATACAATGAAAACAATAAGCAATATAGTAGATGTGATATAAATAAAATAGGTATTGGTGTTTCGAGTTGTAAAGACTATTACAAATTTTTAGATGACGGTAGATGTGTAATTATTCCCAGAGGTTTAAAGGGAAAGGGAAGTAAAAATGTGAAAAGGGTATGGATAATAAACGAACCGGATGAGGATAAAAAGATACATGTTTGCGAGAAGGATATCCATTCCTATAAAAACGATGAAAATAGACAAGCACCTGATATAGTAAGTTATGTTGATAATAGTAGAGATAAGGGAGGAGAAAGGCTGATACCATGCTTTTATGTGACGTGGAAAGACAAAGAAGGCAAAGAAAGAATATCGTTTGGCCATACAGCTTATTTTAGAATTTCATATGAAAAGTCTATAGGAGAACACGTAAAACAGCAAAGTAAAGGAAATGGTTACGATATTGCTACAGCTTTATTTGGAAACGAAAGCGAATTTGCAACAAGGGTATTTTTTGAAGATGCGGAATTGGACGAGAGTTTTATAGGTAAAGACATATTTTGCGAGAGATCATATACAAAAGTATTATCTACACCTAAACCTACATCTTTTCAATTATACCTTGAACAGAACTACGATTTGAACATGGGTTATGATATAAAGAAATTAAATCATTGGGAGTCTGACGCTAAAATAAGGGGATATAAGTTATATTGGCATAAAAGATTAGCAAACTGGAAGCTGGATGGAAGAAATAATATAAATATGAAGGTGTTAAATGAAATAACCCCAATTAAAGAGCATGTTAAATTTAAAGGAAGGATATCATTTGAAAATTTGAGCGATATAGAATTAGGTGCATTGTTGTTTGCTATATCACTACCTCATAATTGTTACCATAAATTAGGTCTCGGAAAGCCATTAGGGTTAGGCTCTGTGAAGATAACCCCTGTATTATATTTAACTGATGTAGGAAGAAAATATAAAAGGTTGTTTAATGGAGATTATTGGGAAATTGGTATTACCCTTAAGATGGATTTTAATAAATACATAAAAGCATTTGAAAAATTTATATTAGAGAACTTACCGCCTGAAGAAAAAAATGGTGCAACTACTTTATGGGACATAGAGAGATTTAAGGAGTTAAAGACCATGCTCAGTTGGGAAAATACAAATATTAGAGGTTTTGAAAACATGACAAAATACATGGATATGAATCGCGAAGAGGATAAAGGAAAGTATACCGATCGTAATGTCCTTTTAAAGCCTTCAGAAGTTATACAATTTCTGAAAGGCCCCGTAAAAGGATATAGAAATATGCAAAAGAAAACAGTATAA
- a CDS encoding carbon-nitrogen hydrolase family protein, translating to MKFGVAQLSIGDKIEYNLAKVYNCMEKAAGEGVCLLGFPEMFLTGYNPSYLEDGDINDKIDEALCGVGMKSKELGVGVIVGHGYRHGDKFVNRASVILPDGRKFNYDKIHLTEVEEKYFVPGFERLSFEFSGHRIGVIICRDQNDPMLIRHLREQGVDMLYIISAHYYKPQEARWKVEKNRAIPIARAVENKIYVFLANAVGSHIGLVSLGNSLIVDPEGCVVASAGESDECLLTVSVSI from the coding sequence TTGAAATTCGGAGTAGCTCAGCTGTCCATAGGAGATAAAATAGAGTACAATTTGGCAAAGGTCTATAATTGTATGGAAAAAGCCGCAGGGGAAGGCGTCTGCCTTTTAGGTTTCCCTGAGATGTTTCTTACAGGTTATAATCCATCCTATTTAGAAGACGGTGATATAAACGACAAAATAGATGAAGCACTATGTGGTGTCGGGATGAAAAGCAAAGAACTTGGAGTGGGTGTCATCGTTGGGCATGGATATCGTCACGGCGACAAATTTGTAAATAGGGCTTCAGTGATTTTACCTGATGGGCGTAAGTTTAATTACGATAAAATCCATCTCACCGAGGTTGAAGAGAAGTACTTTGTGCCAGGTTTCGAGAGGTTATCCTTTGAATTTTCGGGCCACAGGATAGGGGTGATCATATGCAGGGATCAGAATGATCCTATGTTAATAAGACACCTCAGAGAACAAGGGGTGGATATGCTGTATATAATATCGGCCCACTATTATAAGCCGCAAGAGGCCAGGTGGAAGGTAGAGAAAAATCGCGCCATACCCATTGCCAGGGCAGTAGAAAATAAAATTTATGTTTTCCTGGCTAATGCGGTGGGCAGCCACATAGGGCTGGTGAGTCTGGGCAACAGTCTCATAGTAGATCCTGAAGGGTGTGTGGTGGCATCGGCGGGGGAAAGCGATGAATGCCTTTTAACTGTTTCAGTTTCCATTTAG